The following coding sequences are from one Camarhynchus parvulus chromosome 1, STF_HiC, whole genome shotgun sequence window:
- the KLHL34 gene encoding kelch-like protein 34 — translation MSYFLSYCKAHCTAVLAQYQSLRSEGFLCDILLKVKENEFPAHKSLLACSSDYFRAMFKGYTQESKASVIHLQVVSPTGLQHILDFIYTSLLPLSFESLEDTLEAASYLQVTDAIGLCNQYLVNNLALENCCYSANVARKFYLPDALAAAEKYIIKNVWKLLDLDLSGLLELNFKSLLAVIQSADLPMVEECRLLNLVLLWLKQDKSRLDHASSLLEHIRYGLIPVEELRKTYTQPEVSLSAGIKCMIIKAINYHTSVYKQPVLQDKSTTLRNQKTRIILLGGGTASEGLVTDVVAFDVYNHKWRTLTQLQDRVQNHSVCVVGNFLYVLGGEIQTGTLGDAEIGKTLLVTNKVHRYDPRFNTWTQITGMLEKRCQFSCCVLGKNIFAIGGRGEDGSLHSSVEVYDISRDRWTKARELPCRIHGHASAICKNTIYISGGKYSAPASTSNDVYSLSSLEGQWVKCAPMSIARFGHQMATIRGSIFTFLGLYEPFSEIERYDPDQNQWTRLKPLVYDRFSYGLAVVEETALLIGGKKWQNSLEVSTQDVVGYDIDNDGWEEICKAPLPWCGLQCAVLQLSEVAEEQDSDGHQKKVPSC, via the coding sequence ATGAGCTACTTCCTGTCCTACTGCAAAGCACACTGCACCGCCGTGCTCGCCCAATACCAGAGCCTGAGATCAGAGGGCTTTCTCTGTGACATTTTGctgaaagtgaaagaaaatgagtTTCCTGCACACAAGTCTTTGTTGGCATGCTCCAGCGACTACTTCCGAGCCATGTTCAAAGGTTATACCCAAGAGTCTAAAGCCAGTGTCATTCACCTCCAAGTTGTCTCACCTACTGGGCTCCAGCACATCCTGGATTTCATTTACACATCCTTGCTGCCCCTTTCCTTTGAAAGCCTGGAGGATACCTTGGAAGCTGCAAGCTACTTGCAAGTGACTGATGCTATCGGTTTGTGCAATCAGTACTTAGTGAATAATCTTGCCCTGGAAAACTGCTGCTACTCTGCCAACGTGGCCAGGAAGTTCTACCTGCCAGATGCCCtagcagctgcagaaaaatacattatcaAAAATGTCTGGAAGCTGCTGGATTTGGATTTGTCAGGACTTCTTGAGCTGAACTTCAAGTCTTTGCTAGCAGTGATTCAATCGGCAGATCTCCCCATGGTGGAAGAATGCCGTCTGTTGAATCTTGTCCTGCTGTGGTTGAAGCAGGATAAATCCAGGCTGGATCATGCAAGCAGCCTTTTAGAGCACATAAGATATGGTCTCATCCCAGTGGAAGAGCTGAGAAAAACCTACACACAGCCAGAAGTGTCCCTCTCAGCAGGTATTAAGTGCATGATcataaaagcaataaattatCACACATCTGTATACAAACAGCCTGTCCTGCAGGATAAGTCCACCACGCTGAGGAACCAGAAAACTCGGATCATTCTGCTGGGGGGAGGCACAGCAAGCGAGGGGCTCGTCACCGATGTGGTGGCCTTTGATGTTTACAACCACAAGTGGAGAACCCTcacacagctgcaggacagggtgCAGAACCACAGCGTGTGCGTGGTGGGGAACTTCCTCTATGTCCTGGGTGGGGAAATACAAACTGGTACCCTGGGTGATGCTGAAATTGGAAAGACTTTATTGGTTACAAACAAGGTCCATCGGTATGATCCAAGATTCAACACATGGACCCAAATCACGGGCATGCTGGAAAAGAGATGccagttttcctgctgtgtcCTAGGCAAGAATATCTTTGCCATTGGTGGAAGGGGTGAGGACGGGTCGCTGCATTCATCTGTGGAAGTCTATGACATCAGCAGGGATAGATGGACCAAGGCCAGGGAATTGCCATGCAGGATCCATGGTCATGCCAGTGCTATTTGCAAGAACACCATATACATCTCTGGGGGCAAGTACTCGGCCCCAGCCAGCACAAGCAATGACGTTTATTCTCTGAGCTCACTTGAAGGGCAGTGGGTGAAATGTGCCCCAATGAGCATTGCTCGGTTTGGGCATCAGATGGCAACAATCAGGGGATCCATATTCACCTTTCTGGGATTATATGAACCTTTCTCTGAAATAGAAAGGTATGACCCAGATCAAAACCAATGGACTCGGTTGAAACCCCTGGTCTACGATCGATTCTCCTACGGCCTGGCAGTGGTAGAGGAAACAGCTCTTCTCATTGGGGGAAAGAAATGGCAAAACTCCCTGGAGGTCTCCACACAAGACGTGGTTGGCTATGACATTGACAACGATGGCTGGGAAGAGATCTGCAAGGCCCCTCTGCCCTGGTGTGGGCTGCAgtgtgctgtgctccagctctccGAGGTGGCCGAGGAGCAGGACAGTGACGGCCACCAGAAGAAGGTgcccagctgctga